Proteins encoded together in one Neobacillus sp. FSL H8-0543 window:
- a CDS encoding DNA internalization-related competence protein ComEC/Rec2, which yields MNGKYVYFAIAALIGVLSALVFLLPFFLLMVIYLMFLFKNKRYTKHQLGLVFCIFLSFMFVGILAEAKNSTTIPDSTAIFYLEYKENTRIDGDLLQVIASDKRFNEKLLLRYKIKSEAEKKRLKATSFLGHVCKVSGKLSKPSIAKNPNAFNYSLYLSRKQTYWVLETENPLHSCSPLKRTPLMLVKQLRFTGTNYLENTFPSEIASLSAALIFGDRSLLDPDLLSDYQKTGIVHLLAISGLHVSLLIGMIFYLGIRFGLTREFMMNFLLFLLPIYVILTGASPSVIRAAMMICLVLISIKWKWQLKLIPIDAICLVLMIYLFFSPMIIFDAGFQLSFTVSFGIILSSTYLFPRYSNYLQIMLVTSVISQLCALPILLYQFFEVSFISIVANLVYIPLFSFIYLPGLYIFFFLQMIFGDLPDIFIKLLINVIKVFDELIEHLSRITFAQFIPGRPNALFLLIYLVLIFVIFLIWEAKPYKKKKQHGISLLLVVLLFQTTWNWLNPVGEVTMIDVGQGDSILIDLPFRRGTYLIDTGGTISFPEEEWKRKKKPYEVGRDIVVPFLKGEGITRIDKLILTHGDMDHIGGAFSILSELKVGQLVMPSVAEPSETEESLVQLARKKGIPVVKISEGGQWNSGKTIFYVLAPEKNYEGERNSGSIAIFAQAGGLNWFFGGDLDQAGEENIIMKYPQMTIDVLKAGHHGSKTSTSERFINQIKPKVALLSAGEKNRYGHPHYEVLERLNSIAVYRTDKHGAITYRFYQEEGTFSVFLP from the coding sequence ATGAATGGCAAATATGTTTATTTTGCAATTGCAGCATTAATAGGAGTCCTTTCCGCGCTAGTTTTTTTACTTCCCTTCTTCTTGCTCATGGTCATCTACTTGATGTTCTTATTCAAAAATAAACGCTATACAAAGCATCAGTTGGGCCTCGTTTTCTGCATCTTTTTATCTTTCATGTTTGTAGGTATTTTGGCAGAAGCAAAAAATTCCACAACCATTCCTGATTCCACCGCAATTTTCTATCTCGAGTATAAGGAAAATACAAGAATAGATGGCGATTTACTTCAAGTAATAGCAAGTGATAAAAGATTTAATGAAAAGCTGCTGCTGCGTTATAAAATAAAATCAGAGGCTGAGAAAAAGAGACTAAAGGCAACTAGTTTTTTGGGACATGTTTGTAAAGTATCTGGAAAATTATCGAAACCCTCTATTGCTAAAAATCCTAATGCCTTTAACTACAGCCTGTATTTATCTAGAAAACAAACTTATTGGGTGCTTGAAACAGAAAATCCCCTTCATAGCTGTTCTCCTTTGAAAAGAACTCCCTTAATGCTCGTTAAACAGCTTCGTTTTACTGGAACTAACTACCTCGAGAATACATTCCCGTCAGAAATTGCTTCCCTCTCAGCCGCTCTAATATTCGGTGATCGAAGTTTACTTGATCCTGATTTATTATCCGATTATCAAAAAACTGGCATCGTTCATTTATTAGCAATTTCAGGTCTTCACGTTTCCTTATTAATCGGCATGATATTTTACCTTGGTATCCGTTTTGGATTAACAAGGGAGTTTATGATGAACTTTCTCCTTTTTCTTCTTCCTATTTATGTAATTCTTACAGGTGCGTCGCCTTCCGTCATTCGAGCTGCGATGATGATCTGCCTTGTTTTAATAAGCATAAAATGGAAGTGGCAGCTTAAACTTATCCCAATTGATGCCATTTGCCTCGTATTAATGATTTATTTATTTTTTTCGCCAATGATTATATTTGACGCAGGCTTTCAATTATCATTTACTGTAAGCTTTGGGATTATCTTGTCATCTACCTACCTTTTTCCGCGTTATTCAAACTATCTCCAAATTATGCTAGTGACTTCAGTTATCTCCCAATTATGCGCATTGCCGATTTTACTTTATCAGTTTTTCGAAGTTTCCTTTATAAGCATTGTAGCAAACCTTGTCTACATCCCACTTTTTTCCTTTATCTATCTGCCAGGACTGTATATTTTCTTCTTCCTCCAAATGATCTTTGGGGATCTGCCTGATATTTTTATTAAATTACTAATAAACGTAATCAAAGTTTTCGACGAACTTATCGAGCATTTATCAAGGATTACATTTGCCCAGTTTATTCCTGGAAGGCCAAATGCACTTTTTCTTCTAATATATTTGGTATTGATTTTCGTGATTTTTCTTATTTGGGAGGCTAAACCCTATAAAAAGAAAAAGCAGCATGGAATTTCCTTGCTTCTAGTCGTACTCCTTTTTCAGACTACCTGGAATTGGCTGAATCCCGTTGGGGAAGTAACGATGATTGATGTTGGACAAGGTGATAGCATTTTAATTGATCTTCCTTTTCGAAGAGGAACTTACCTAATTGATACTGGAGGAACGATTTCATTTCCAGAGGAAGAATGGAAACGTAAGAAAAAACCATATGAGGTTGGGAGGGATATAGTCGTCCCTTTTTTAAAAGGGGAAGGAATCACTAGAATTGATAAACTAATTCTTACACACGGAGATATGGATCATATTGGCGGTGCTTTTTCGATTCTCTCTGAACTGAAAGTCGGGCAACTTGTCATGCCCTCCGTTGCTGAACCCTCCGAAACGGAAGAATCCCTCGTTCAGTTGGCTAGGAAAAAAGGAATTCCTGTTGTGAAGATATCAGAAGGAGGACAATGGAATAGCGGGAAAACAATATTCTATGTCCTTGCGCCTGAAAAAAATTATGAAGGTGAGCGAAATAGCGGATCGATTGCTATTTTTGCCCAAGCAGGAGGACTTAACTGGTTTTTTGGCGGTGACCTTGACCAAGCAGGAGAAGAAAATATAATAATGAAATATCCGCAAATGACTATTGATGTTTTAAAGGCAGGTCATCATGGGAGTAAAACATCGACAAGCGAAAGGTTTATTAATCAGATAAAACCAAAGGTTGCCTTACTATCTGCTGGTGAAAAAAATCGCTATGGTCATCCTCATTATGAAGTGTTAGAACGGTTAAACTCGATTGCGGTTTACCGTACCGATAAGCATGGGGCAATCACATACCGATTTTATCAGGAGGAAGGAACCTTTTCAGTCTTTCTGCCATAG
- a CDS encoding ComE operon protein 2, which yields MERISWDQYFMAQSHLLALRSTCTRLTVGATVVRDKRIIAGGYNGSIAGGDHCIDKGCYVIDNHCVRTIHAEMNALLQCAKFGVPTTGAEIYVTHFPCLQCCKALIQAGIKTVYYAEDYKNHPYAIELFMQADVRTEKVILKDSIIDLGKITQ from the coding sequence GTGGAACGTATTTCTTGGGATCAGTATTTTATGGCACAAAGCCATTTGCTTGCATTACGAAGCACGTGTACACGATTAACTGTGGGAGCAACCGTTGTTAGGGACAAGCGCATCATTGCGGGCGGTTACAACGGTTCGATTGCAGGAGGGGACCATTGTATTGACAAAGGCTGTTATGTAATTGATAACCATTGCGTTAGGACAATTCATGCGGAAATGAACGCACTGCTGCAATGTGCAAAATTTGGAGTCCCAACTACTGGGGCAGAAATTTATGTTACCCACTTTCCCTGTTTGCAATGCTGTAAAGCCCTCATCCAAGCGGGTATTAAAACAGTTTATTATGCAGAGGATTATAAGAATCATCCCTATGCGATTGAATTATTCATGCAAGCGGATGTAAGAACTGAGAAGGTAATCCTTAAGGATTCGATCATTGATCTTGGTAAAATTACACAATAA
- a CDS encoding helix-hairpin-helix domain-containing protein: MIVKYAIRKDGFILKDWLKEQWLYVLVAAIFGLGGIYYFFINETEPSSITTVSEIENSFPIEEGKTQQTTIQEPEKIIVDVKGQVKKPGVYQSSSGERVIDVINRSGGLTENADVSQVNFAEHVQDAMVIYIPAKGEEGLAVPGGSMTQNGSSDKININKADETQLQDIPGIGPAKASAIIEYRELNGSFKTIEDIKNISGIGDKTYEKLKDSISVN; this comes from the coding sequence ATGATAGTAAAATATGCCATAAGAAAGGATGGATTCATTTTGAAAGACTGGTTGAAAGAGCAATGGCTTTACGTATTAGTTGCAGCCATATTTGGATTAGGAGGTATTTATTATTTTTTCATCAATGAAACTGAACCATCTTCCATCACCACTGTTAGTGAAATTGAAAATAGCTTTCCTATCGAGGAGGGAAAGACACAACAAACAACAATACAGGAACCTGAAAAAATTATCGTTGATGTAAAAGGACAAGTGAAAAAGCCAGGAGTTTATCAATCTAGCAGTGGGGAAAGGGTCATTGATGTAATCAATCGGTCTGGAGGATTAACTGAAAATGCAGATGTAAGCCAAGTTAACTTTGCTGAACATGTCCAAGATGCTATGGTAATCTATATCCCTGCCAAGGGAGAGGAGGGACTTGCAGTACCTGGCGGATCAATGACACAGAATGGTTCAAGCGATAAAATAAATATCAATAAGGCGGACGAGACCCAATTACAGGACATACCAGGTATTGGTCCGGCAAAAGCATCTGCAATCATTGAATACCGCGAATTAAACGGTTCCTTTAAAACAATCGAGGATATAAAAAATATTAGCGGAATAGGCGATAAAACCTATGAAAAGCTAAAGGATTCGATTAGTGTCAATTAA
- the comER gene encoding late competence protein ComER, whose protein sequence is MKIGIIGTGNMGRILVEALIDGDAVLPSSMVITNRTKQKAIVLKDKYKNLSVEENAAEVASRSDLVFICVKPHDVYKILDEINPYLTPKKCIISITSPINTSQIETKVACSVVRAIPSITNRALAGVSLLTYGENCSEVWKTNVANLFTKISIPVTIDEKITRVASDIVSCGPAFFSYLLQRFILAAVNETEIDVNTATVMASEMIVGLGELLRQGHYTLPSLQEKVCVKGGITGEGIKILESELGDVFEHLFQATHEKFHDDLQKVGLQFSK, encoded by the coding sequence ATGAAAATAGGTATCATTGGCACTGGGAATATGGGAAGGATTTTGGTGGAGGCTTTAATTGATGGAGATGCCGTTTTACCTTCTTCAATGGTGATAACGAATCGAACGAAACAAAAAGCGATAGTACTTAAAGATAAATATAAAAATTTGTCGGTTGAGGAAAATGCAGCAGAAGTTGCTTCTCGATCCGATTTAGTGTTTATTTGTGTAAAACCGCATGATGTCTATAAAATTCTTGATGAAATTAATCCGTATCTGACCCCAAAAAAATGTATTATCTCGATAACAAGTCCGATTAATACAAGTCAAATCGAAACAAAGGTTGCTTGTTCAGTGGTTAGGGCAATTCCCAGTATCACAAACCGGGCGTTAGCGGGTGTTTCATTACTAACATATGGAGAAAATTGCAGTGAGGTTTGGAAGACGAATGTGGCAAACCTTTTTACGAAGATATCAATTCCGGTAACGATTGATGAAAAAATCACACGAGTGGCGTCAGATATTGTTAGCTGCGGTCCTGCGTTCTTCAGCTACCTGCTCCAGCGCTTTATTCTTGCTGCTGTAAACGAAACGGAGATTGATGTAAATACAGCAACTGTGATGGCTAGTGAAATGATTGTTGGTCTTGGAGAGCTTTTAAGACAAGGGCATTATACCTTACCGTCTTTACAGGAAAAGGTTTGCGTAAAGGGTGGTATTACCGGTGAGGGAATCAAAATATTGGAGAGCGAGCTTGGTGATGTCTTTGAACATCTTTTTCAGGCCACTCATGAAAAGTTCCATGATGATTTACAGAAGGTTGGCTTGCAGTTCTCAAAATAA
- a CDS encoding class I SAM-dependent methyltransferase — MSYEQFAYFYDELMQDAPYDEWVRFVKEKLIEYHVEGKSLLDLACGTGQLSIRFAKEGYDVTGVDLSSDMLAVAQAKSQEEGLLIPFFEQNMADIEGHGQFDIIGIFCDSLNYLQSDREVTDTFSNVFQHLKAGGLFFFDVHSIHKISHGFIHQTFAQAEDRLSYIWNSFPGEGPNSVEHELSFFLLDEQTGKYDRFDELHIQRTYSDKQYRDWLEEAGFDLLEVCADFENDAPKTDSERIFFIARKKPSY, encoded by the coding sequence ATGAGCTATGAGCAATTTGCCTATTTTTACGATGAACTAATGCAGGATGCCCCTTACGATGAATGGGTAAGGTTCGTTAAAGAAAAGCTGATTGAGTATCATGTGGAAGGAAAAAGCTTACTTGATTTAGCCTGCGGCACCGGCCAGCTTTCCATCCGGTTTGCTAAAGAGGGGTATGACGTTACCGGTGTTGATTTGTCCTCAGATATGCTAGCGGTTGCCCAGGCAAAGTCTCAGGAAGAAGGTCTGCTAATCCCTTTCTTTGAGCAAAATATGGCCGACATAGAAGGGCACGGACAATTTGATATCATCGGTATTTTCTGTGATTCGTTAAATTACCTACAATCTGATCGTGAGGTAACTGATACTTTTTCAAATGTTTTTCAACATTTAAAGGCGGGGGGACTTTTCTTTTTTGATGTTCACTCCATCCATAAAATTTCACATGGCTTCATTCATCAAACCTTTGCACAGGCAGAAGATCGATTGTCGTACATTTGGAATAGCTTTCCAGGTGAAGGGCCGAATAGTGTCGAGCATGAGCTTAGTTTTTTCCTTTTAGATGAACAGACCGGGAAATATGACCGGTTTGATGAACTTCACATTCAAAGAACCTATTCTGACAAACAGTATAGAGATTGGCTGGAGGAAGCTGGATTTGACTTACTTGAGGTTTGTGCAGACTTTGAAAATGATGCTCCAAAGACGGATTCTGAAAGAATCTTTTTTATAGCAAGAAAAAAACCATCTTATTAA
- the rsfS gene encoding ribosome silencing factor, which translates to MNNQDLLKIAVKAADDKRAEDILALNMEGISSIADYFIICHGNSDKQVQAIAKEMKDKAEENGYDVKRIEGFDEARWVLIDLGDVVAHVFHREERGYYKLERLWGDAPIEDILSELNT; encoded by the coding sequence ATGAATAATCAAGATTTATTAAAAATAGCTGTGAAGGCTGCAGATGATAAAAGAGCAGAAGATATATTAGCTTTAAATATGGAGGGTATTTCATCCATTGCAGATTACTTTATTATTTGTCATGGTAATTCTGATAAGCAAGTACAGGCGATTGCTAAAGAAATGAAAGATAAGGCTGAAGAAAATGGTTATGATGTAAAAAGAATCGAAGGTTTTGATGAAGCAAGATGGGTATTAATTGATCTTGGGGATGTCGTTGCTCACGTCTTTCATCGTGAGGAAAGAGGCTATTATAAGCTGGAAAGATTATGGGGAGATGCACCGATAGAGGATATACTCAGTGAGCTTAACACATGA
- the yqeK gene encoding bis(5'-nucleosyl)-tetraphosphatase (symmetrical) YqeK, with protein MERDAALKIVKEQLTEHRYQHTLGVMVTAIALAKQYGADEQKAELAAIFHDYAKFRQKEEMKQIIIKQGFSEDLLHYNPELWHAPVGAYLVEVETGVTDPEVLDAIRWHTSGRPGMTLLEKIIYLADYIEPGRHFPGVEEVRELAKESLDKALIKAVHNTIQFLMKKSQAVYPDTFHTYNDLVKKLED; from the coding sequence ATGGAACGTGATGCGGCCTTAAAAATTGTAAAAGAACAATTAACTGAGCACAGGTACCAACATACCTTAGGTGTGATGGTCACTGCAATCGCCTTGGCAAAGCAATATGGTGCCGATGAACAAAAGGCAGAATTGGCTGCAATCTTTCATGATTATGCAAAATTCCGTCAAAAAGAAGAAATGAAGCAAATAATTATTAAACAGGGATTTTCAGAGGATCTGCTTCATTATAACCCTGAGTTATGGCACGCCCCTGTTGGAGCTTATCTTGTTGAAGTTGAAACTGGAGTAACCGACCCAGAAGTTTTAGATGCTATTCGCTGGCATACATCCGGAAGACCCGGGATGACACTGCTTGAAAAGATTATCTATTTAGCAGACTATATAGAACCTGGACGCCATTTTCCCGGGGTCGAGGAAGTTAGAGAATTGGCCAAAGAAAGTTTGGATAAAGCTTTAATAAAAGCTGTCCATAATACGATTCAATTTTTAATGAAAAAGTCGCAGGCTGTATATCCTGACACCTTTCATACGTATAATGATTTAGTAAAAAAACTGGAGGATTGA
- a CDS encoding nicotinate-nucleotide adenylyltransferase, translating to MSKIGILGGTFDPPHNGHLLIANEVLSELRLDEIWFMPNQEPPHKRKSDFVENQERLEMLELAIEGNTNFRIETIELERSGPSYTVNTMKLLNEKYPNHQFFFIIGADMIEYLPKWHKIDDLVNLVQFVGVERPKYSLKTEYPVIYVDVPAFDISSSVIRERVKSRKTLRYLLPDRVIKYIKEKQLYGT from the coding sequence ATGAGTAAGATTGGGATATTGGGAGGGACATTTGATCCCCCCCATAATGGTCACCTTTTGATAGCCAATGAGGTACTATCTGAACTTAGGCTTGATGAAATTTGGTTTATGCCTAACCAAGAGCCTCCTCATAAAAGGAAGTCGGATTTTGTTGAAAATCAAGAGCGTTTGGAAATGCTCGAGCTCGCAATTGAAGGAAATACAAATTTCAGAATTGAAACGATTGAGCTAGAAAGATCAGGTCCTTCATACACAGTTAATACGATGAAATTATTAAATGAAAAATATCCAAACCATCAATTCTTCTTTATTATTGGGGCGGATATGATTGAGTATCTGCCGAAGTGGCATAAAATCGATGACCTGGTTAATCTTGTACAATTTGTTGGGGTTGAGAGACCCAAATATAGTCTTAAAACAGAATATCCAGTCATTTATGTCGATGTTCCGGCATTTGATATTTCATCCAGTGTCATTCGAGAGAGAGTAAAATCCAGAAAGACGCTCCGATATTTATTACCTGACAGGGTTATCAAGTATATCAAGGAGAAACAGTTATATGGAACGTGA
- the yhbY gene encoding ribosome assembly RNA-binding protein YhbY gives MLTGKQKRFLRSQAHHLDPIFQVGKGGVNENMIKQVAEALEARELFKISVLQNCEEDKTVVAEQLAKGAGAEIVQVIGNTIVLYKESVEKKQIKLP, from the coding sequence ATGTTAACAGGTAAGCAAAAAAGATTTTTGCGTTCACAAGCCCATCACTTGGATCCTATTTTTCAAGTAGGAAAGGGTGGGGTTAATGAAAATATGATTAAGCAGGTAGCTGAGGCTCTAGAAGCAAGAGAGCTATTTAAAATAAGCGTTCTGCAAAATTGTGAGGAAGATAAGACTGTTGTTGCAGAGCAGCTTGCTAAGGGTGCAGGTGCTGAAATCGTTCAAGTAATTGGAAATACCATTGTTCTGTACAAAGAATCGGTGGAGAAAAAGCAAATTAAGCTTCCCTAA
- the aroE gene encoding shikimate dehydrogenase: MKKLYAVLGDPIGQSMSPIMHNDLFSYYQMDAAYHPFQVKSEDLKAAILGLRAIGISGFNVTVPHKSTIIPLLDGVDELAMSIGAVNTVVNEDGRFVGYNTDGLGFLKGLSTYLPSISDRKVLVIGAGGAARAIYFTLAYNKPQVIDIANRTIEKAEELIEACPFEVSSRALALNDANNHLEDYDVIIQTTMIGMSPKVLEQPLMITNLNPHALVCDIIYNPLETKLLKEARQRGATTQNGLDMFVYQGALAFEKWTGITPDVQRMKENVLKQLGGTQNVNR; this comes from the coding sequence ATGAAGAAGCTTTATGCAGTTTTGGGAGATCCAATCGGTCAATCCATGTCACCGATTATGCATAATGATTTATTTTCTTATTATCAAATGGATGCAGCCTATCATCCTTTCCAAGTGAAGAGTGAGGATTTAAAAGCTGCCATTCTGGGCTTAAGAGCCATCGGAATATCTGGATTTAATGTGACTGTGCCACACAAAAGTACAATCATTCCATTATTAGATGGAGTCGATGAATTGGCAATGAGCATTGGTGCTGTTAACACGGTGGTAAATGAGGACGGAAGATTTGTCGGCTACAACACCGATGGACTGGGGTTTTTAAAAGGGTTATCTACCTATCTCCCTTCCATATCCGATCGTAAGGTTTTGGTAATTGGTGCAGGCGGGGCAGCAAGAGCGATTTATTTTACTTTAGCCTATAATAAGCCGCAAGTCATTGATATTGCTAATCGCACGATTGAAAAGGCGGAAGAACTTATTGAGGCATGCCCATTTGAAGTATCGTCAAGAGCGTTAGCCTTAAATGATGCTAATAATCATTTAGAAGACTATGATGTAATCATTCAAACAACCATGATTGGTATGTCCCCGAAAGTTTTGGAACAACCGTTAATGATTACAAACCTAAATCCTCATGCCTTGGTATGTGATATTATTTACAACCCACTAGAAACAAAGCTTTTAAAAGAAGCAAGACAAAGGGGTGCAACTACCCAAAATGGATTGGACATGTTTGTTTATCAAGGTGCATTAGCCTTTGAAAAATGGACAGGAATCACCCCTGACGTACAACGAATGAAAGAGAATGTTTTAAAACAGCTGGGAGGCACACAAAATGTTAACAGGTAA
- the yqeH gene encoding ribosome biogenesis GTPase YqeH yields the protein MGCGVGVQTENPAELGYAPMSALEKDTIICQRCFRLKHYNEVQDVSLTDDDFLKILNGIGKTNALIVMIVDIFDFNGSWLPGLHRFVGNNKVLLVGNKVDLLPKSINPNKLINWMKHESKELGLRPEEVFLVSAEKGKFIKETATAIDRLREGKDVYVVGCTNVGKSTFINRIIKEVTGEGDVITTSHFPGTTLDVIKIPLDDEKALIDTPGIINHHQMAHFVDKKDLKIITPKKEIKPKVFQLNEGQTLFFGGLARFDYVSGGRRSFVCHVSNELNIHRTKTENAEELYQNHVGEMLAPPRKDQMDTFPELVKQEFMIKEAKTDVVFSGLGWITVNEPGAKVVAYVPKGVQTLLRKSLI from the coding sequence ATGGGGTGCGGAGTGGGTGTCCAAACGGAAAATCCCGCTGAATTAGGATATGCTCCAATGTCTGCACTTGAAAAGGATACGATAATCTGTCAGCGATGTTTTCGCTTAAAGCATTATAATGAAGTTCAAGATGTTAGTTTGACGGATGATGACTTCCTAAAAATACTCAATGGCATTGGAAAAACCAATGCACTAATTGTAATGATTGTTGATATTTTTGATTTCAATGGCAGCTGGCTGCCAGGCTTACATCGGTTTGTCGGTAATAACAAAGTTTTACTTGTGGGCAATAAGGTTGATTTACTGCCAAAATCGATTAATCCAAATAAATTAATCAATTGGATGAAGCATGAATCGAAGGAGCTTGGCTTGAGGCCTGAAGAGGTATTCCTTGTAAGTGCCGAGAAGGGGAAATTTATTAAGGAAACTGCTACAGCAATTGATAGGTTGCGTGAAGGAAAAGATGTTTATGTTGTCGGATGTACAAATGTAGGGAAATCTACATTTATTAACCGAATCATAAAGGAAGTAACTGGTGAAGGGGATGTAATCACGACCTCTCATTTTCCTGGTACAACTTTGGATGTAATAAAAATTCCTTTAGATGATGAAAAAGCATTAATAGATACACCAGGGATTATCAATCATCATCAAATGGCGCACTTTGTAGATAAAAAAGATTTAAAAATTATCACACCTAAAAAAGAAATAAAACCGAAGGTGTTCCAATTAAATGAGGGACAAACATTGTTTTTTGGTGGATTAGCACGTTTTGATTATGTAAGTGGCGGAAGAAGGTCTTTTGTGTGTCATGTGTCGAATGAATTAAATATTCACCGGACGAAAACAGAAAATGCAGAAGAACTTTATCAAAACCATGTGGGAGAAATGTTAGCACCACCGCGAAAAGATCAAATGGACACTTTTCCTGAACTCGTAAAACAAGAATTTATGATTAAAGAGGCAAAAACGGACGTGGTCTTTTCAGGACTCGGGTGGATTACGGTAAATGAACCAGGGGCAAAGGTAGTGGCGTATGTGCCCAAAGGTGTTCAAACCTTACTCCGCAAGTCGTTAATCTAA
- a CDS encoding YqeG family HAD IIIA-type phosphatase encodes MLKKFLPDEHVKSVLDITPEHLKERGIKGIITDLDNTLVEWDRPNATPQLIKWFEGMRNNNILVTIVSNNNEERVKAFSDPLQIPFIFRARKPFIHAFNKALSQMGINKKETVVIGDQLLTDVLGGNRSGFHTILVVPVAQTDGFFTKFNRFAERRILNWFRKKGLLQWEE; translated from the coding sequence GTGTTAAAGAAATTTTTACCTGATGAACATGTGAAGAGCGTTCTGGATATAACTCCCGAACATTTGAAAGAAAGAGGGATAAAGGGAATTATCACCGATTTGGATAATACTCTTGTGGAATGGGATCGTCCAAATGCCACACCTCAATTAATTAAATGGTTCGAGGGTATGAGAAATAATAATATCCTTGTTACGATTGTCTCTAATAATAATGAAGAACGTGTCAAGGCGTTTTCAGATCCGTTACAAATACCGTTTATCTTTCGGGCACGAAAGCCGTTTATCCATGCGTTCAATAAAGCTCTTTCCCAAATGGGAATTAATAAGAAAGAAACAGTCGTTATCGGTGATCAATTACTAACAGATGTTTTAGGTGGGAACCGGAGTGGATTTCACACGATTCTAGTTGTGCCTGTTGCACAAACAGATGGTTTTTTTACAAAATTTAATCGCTTCGCTGAACGAAGGATTTTAAATTGGTTCCGGAAAAAAGGTCTATTACAGTGGGAGGAATAA
- a CDS encoding sporulation histidine kinase inhibitor Sda, giving the protein MRNLSDELLIESYYKARELNLSSEFIHLIEKEIRRRSLYNKMKISS; this is encoded by the coding sequence TTGCGTAATCTGTCAGATGAGTTATTAATTGAATCCTATTATAAAGCTAGAGAACTAAATCTAAGTTCTGAGTTTATTCACCTCATTGAAAAGGAAATTCGTCGTCGTTCCCTTTATAACAAAATGAAAATATCTTCTTAA
- a CDS encoding phosphatidylserine decarboxylase, with protein MIQHLYRVMIELTNGKWSSKVLQQFARSSISRFMVPSFAKVYQLNQQEMENSLDKYPTLHDLFIRTLKKDARVIDQGVDSVTSPVDAVIEDVGTIKETSEMIVKGKTYSIEEMLADKTDIKKYLNGTFMILYLSPSHYHRIHSPVSGTVLRQWTLGSKSYPVNKLGLKYGVRTLAKNYRVITEVETRSGHVAVVKVGAMFVNSIEMTHGGTVLEKGEEMAYFTFGSTVVLLFEQGIFKLDPSIHTPKEIKMGEKLGVISK; from the coding sequence ATGATACAACATTTATACAGAGTAATGATAGAGCTAACAAATGGAAAATGGTCATCCAAAGTATTGCAGCAATTTGCCCGTTCAAGCATTAGCCGGTTCATGGTTCCTTCTTTCGCAAAAGTCTATCAGCTCAATCAACAGGAGATGGAAAATTCCTTAGACAAGTATCCGACTTTGCATGATTTATTTATCCGGACACTAAAGAAAGATGCGAGAGTGATTGACCAAGGTGTCGATTCTGTGACAAGTCCTGTTGATGCAGTTATTGAAGATGTTGGGACGATAAAAGAGACAAGTGAAATGATTGTAAAAGGAAAAACATATTCAATTGAAGAAATGTTAGCGGACAAAACGGATATAAAAAAATATTTAAATGGCACCTTTATGATTCTTTACTTAAGTCCAAGCCATTATCATCGTATCCATAGCCCTGTCTCAGGGACTGTTCTAAGGCAATGGACACTCGGATCTAAATCGTATCCCGTAAATAAGTTGGGCTTAAAATATGGAGTTCGAACACTGGCAAAAAACTATCGGGTCATTACCGAGGTAGAGACCAGGTCAGGCCATGTGGCAGTTGTTAAGGTGGGTGCGATGTTTGTGAATTCGATTGAAATGACACATGGTGGAACCGTGCTTGAAAAGGGTGAGGAAATGGCGTATTTTACCTTTGGTTCGACGGTAGTACTGTTATTCGAACAAGGAATATTTAAATTGGATCCGTCTATTCATACACCTAAGGAGATAAAAATGGGGGAAAAACTAGGAGTAATTAGTAAATAG